In candidate division WOR-3 bacterium, a single genomic region encodes these proteins:
- a CDS encoding alpha-amylase family glycosyl hydrolase, with amino-acid sequence MFEFHISRECRKKYKFDRYLFQLSGNVVFTDITAVKKFADKWNKNRKYKGKDLISPADLNAMGLIDEILHLVVQRYQIEKNHDAFKKALDYLNKKFSQKAVFDLIKEFIKLFPPISVYLKRETIGEYLNGKTEHTPNILITLQEILMLNLANENPAFLQFKELFDDEKLKNLTEYKKVIFELEEFFKTQPTYGPYNQPLVELLKSPMRAAPNSLAGQLLYIKQHWKLILSPELLDRLTMRILVSLDFIREEKKERIPGPGPTLVPEFTPGSEVYTDIHSDEPRFTPDTDWMPKVVMIAKHTYVWLYQLSKKYNREIKRLDQIPDEELKILSDWGFNAIWLIGIWERSKASAKIKKLCGNPDAIASAYSIYDYTVAQELGGELAFNNLKQRALNYNIRIAVDMVPNHTAIDSKWIKEHPDWFIQRDSSPFFNYRFNGPNLSDDPEIEIYIEDGYYNRTDAAVVFKLIERKTGKVRYIYHGNDGTSTPWNDTAQLNFLLPEVREAVIQKIIEIARKSPIIRLDAAMTLTKKHYHRLWFPEPGKGGDIPSRTEYSMTNVQFNKLFPKEFWREVVDRITREAPDTLLLAEAFWLMEGYFVRNLGMHRVYNSAFMNMLKMEQNREYHQVLKNVLDYNPEILRRFVNFMSNPDELTAVQQFGKDDKYFGVCIMMATMPGLCMFGHGQIEGFQEKYGMEYYRSYWDEKADEYLIKRHEREVFPLLKKRHLFSGVDNFCLYDFFDNKGTINENVFAYSNGSESERILVVYNNRYQEAQGWIKGSDRFHTKNLCEGLNLHCTEGTYYLCRDNRDNLFYLVNPIILAKQGWFIKLGAYKYHIFMEFKEIQDNQDKDFKKLFEFLDGNGFLNIDWTLAGMKAIERIERVKEYIKLSDFLTAEFPLYSYIENIIRKPRDLKDLILYTPLAIIIEQGHLIFEDKSNLSNFFKLAEVKNFMFVHTYEDIEWFNKERLELLLSVLLVDIISRKVKETGTLQPDEFKPYWTKINQLLSLASTSGYQFIKFLNNLTEVNY; translated from the coding sequence ATGTTTGAATTTCATATTAGTAGAGAGTGCCGCAAGAAATACAAATTTGACAGATATTTATTTCAACTGAGCGGGAATGTAGTATTTACCGATATTACAGCAGTAAAAAAATTTGCCGATAAATGGAATAAAAATAGAAAATATAAGGGTAAAGATTTAATAAGTCCGGCCGATCTAAATGCAATGGGGCTCATTGATGAGATCTTACACCTCGTAGTCCAAAGATACCAGATCGAAAAAAATCATGATGCATTCAAAAAAGCACTCGATTATTTAAACAAAAAATTTAGCCAAAAAGCAGTATTTGATTTAATTAAAGAATTCATTAAATTATTCCCGCCAATTTCTGTCTATTTAAAAAGAGAAACAATAGGAGAATATCTCAACGGGAAAACAGAACACACACCAAACATATTGATTACACTTCAAGAAATTTTAATGTTAAACCTGGCCAATGAGAATCCTGCTTTTTTACAATTCAAAGAACTGTTTGATGATGAGAAATTGAAAAATCTAACTGAATATAAGAAAGTTATTTTTGAACTTGAGGAATTTTTTAAAACCCAACCTACTTATGGTCCATATAATCAACCCCTTGTTGAACTTTTAAAATCTCCAATGCGTGCAGCCCCAAATTCCCTTGCTGGACAATTATTATACATAAAACAACACTGGAAATTGATTTTATCACCTGAACTGCTTGATCGTCTAACAATGCGCATTTTAGTTTCGCTCGATTTTATACGGGAAGAGAAAAAAGAAAGGATACCCGGTCCAGGGCCAACACTTGTTCCTGAATTTACGCCTGGTAGTGAAGTCTATACAGATATACATTCTGATGAACCGAGGTTCACTCCTGATACAGACTGGATGCCAAAAGTTGTGATGATTGCCAAACATACCTATGTCTGGTTATATCAATTAAGCAAAAAGTATAATAGAGAAATAAAGAGATTGGATCAAATTCCCGATGAAGAATTGAAAATTTTGAGTGATTGGGGATTCAATGCAATCTGGCTCATTGGAATTTGGGAAAGAAGCAAGGCTTCGGCAAAAATAAAAAAACTTTGTGGCAATCCTGATGCAATTGCCTCCGCTTATTCTATATACGACTATACAGTTGCCCAGGAGCTGGGTGGTGAATTGGCGTTTAATAATTTAAAACAGCGGGCTTTAAATTACAATATCAGAATTGCAGTTGATATGGTTCCAAATCACACTGCGATTGACTCCAAATGGATAAAAGAACATCCAGATTGGTTTATTCAGCGCGATAGCTCCCCATTTTTTAATTATCGTTTCAACGGACCGAACCTATCTGACGACCCCGAGATTGAAATTTATATTGAAGATGGATATTACAACAGAACCGATGCTGCGGTGGTATTTAAGCTTATAGAAAGGAAAACCGGTAAGGTGAGATATATTTATCATGGCAATGATGGGACAAGTACACCTTGGAATGATACCGCCCAGTTAAACTTTCTTTTGCCCGAAGTTAGAGAAGCAGTGATACAGAAAATCATTGAGATTGCAAGAAAATCTCCTATTATAAGGCTTGATGCGGCAATGACCCTGACCAAAAAACATTATCACCGTTTGTGGTTTCCAGAACCAGGCAAAGGTGGAGATATTCCATCAAGAACTGAATACAGTATGACAAATGTACAATTTAATAAATTATTTCCCAAGGAATTCTGGCGCGAGGTGGTTGACCGAATTACCAGAGAAGCACCTGATACACTATTACTTGCCGAGGCATTCTGGCTGATGGAAGGATATTTTGTAAGAAACCTTGGAATGCATCGGGTTTATAACAGTGCCTTTATGAATATGCTCAAAATGGAGCAGAATAGAGAATACCATCAGGTTTTGAAAAACGTTCTTGATTATAATCCAGAGATCTTACGTAGATTTGTCAATTTTATGAGTAATCCAGATGAATTGACGGCAGTCCAGCAGTTTGGTAAAGATGATAAATATTTCGGTGTTTGTATAATGATGGCAACGATGCCTGGATTATGTATGTTCGGTCACGGACAGATTGAAGGGTTCCAGGAAAAATATGGTATGGAATATTATCGCTCTTATTGGGATGAAAAAGCAGATGAATATTTAATCAAAAGGCACGAAAGAGAAGTTTTCCCGTTATTAAAAAAACGCCACTTATTTAGTGGGGTAGATAATTTTTGTCTTTATGACTTTTTTGATAACAAAGGCACCATAAATGAAAATGTATTTGCATATTCAAATGGAAGCGAATCCGAACGGATTTTGGTCGTTTATAATAATCGCTATCAAGAAGCACAGGGTTGGATCAAAGGTTCGGATAGGTTCCATACAAAAAATCTTTGCGAAGGATTAAATTTACATTGCACGGAAGGAACTTATTATCTCTGCCGAGACAATAGAGACAATCTTTTTTATCTGGTGAACCCAATTATTCTTGCAAAGCAGGGATGGTTCATAAAACTCGGTGCCTACAAATACCATATTTTTATGGAATTTAAAGAAATACAGGATAACCAAGATAAAGATTTTAAAAAACTGTTTGAATTTTTAGATGGTAATGGATTTTTGAATATTGACTGGACATTAGCAGGTATGAAGGCTATTGAAAGGATTGAAAGAGTAAAAGAATATATAAAACTATCTGACTTTCTTACTGCTGAATTTCCTTTATATTCCTATATTGAGAATATCATAAGAAAACCGAGAGATTTAAAAGATTTAATACTTTACACACCGCTTGCAATTATTATTGAACAAGGGCATTTAATCTTTGAGGATAAATCAAATTTATCAAACTTTTTTAAGTTAGCAGAAGTCAAAAATTTTATGTTTGTTCATACATATGAAGATATTGAATGGTTCAATAAAGAAAGATTGGAGTTATTGCTTTCCGTATTACTTGTTGATATTATCTCACGGAAGGTAAAAGAGACCGGCACACTCCAGCCCGATGAATTTAAACCCTATTGGACAAAAATAAATCAACTTTTAAGTTTAGCATCGACAAGTGGTTATCAATTCATAAAATTTTTAAATAACTTGACGGAGGTTAATTATTAA
- a CDS encoding zinc-ribbon domain-containing protein, translated as MIVECTHCHSKYNVDEHKIPASGVKVKCPKCQNVILIKKEIPQPVPEPPKIEVPPPPPKVEPPPPPKVEPPPSPKVEPPPTPKVEAPTQVSVPEPPVTSPPETKIPEPPTVESPTTSQVEVISKPTPSPQPEMSEEDKKWHERARRLAKALASDLVLYNQEKVEQGLRDGTLVQLLGAEIKRSWEYYCQQIPKHIVESTDYFREQLNKIVGKGKEIFK; from the coding sequence ATGATTGTTGAATGCACACATTGTCATTCAAAGTATAATGTTGATGAGCATAAAATTCCTGCCAGTGGTGTGAAGGTTAAATGTCCAAAGTGTCAGAATGTGATTTTAATAAAAAAAGAAATTCCACAACCAGTACCTGAACCCCCAAAAATAGAAGTTCCACCCCCACCACCAAAAGTAGAACCACCCCCACCACCAAAAGTAGAACCACCTCCTTCGCCCAAAGTCGAGCCTCCACCGACTCCAAAGGTTGAAGCACCAACGCAGGTTTCTGTTCCAGAACCCCCTGTTACATCTCCACCAGAAACAAAAATCCCCGAACCACCTACCGTTGAAAGTCCAACCACTTCACAGGTTGAAGTTATTTCAAAACCCACACCATCGCCACAGCCTGAAATGAGTGAAGAGGACAAAAAATGGCATGAAAGGGCAAGGAGGCTTGCCAAGGCACTCGCTTCAGACCTTGTTCTGTATAATCAGGAAAAAGTGGAACAGGGTTTACGGGATGGAACACTTGTGCAACTTCTTGGTGCTGAGATAAAACGCTCCTGGGAGTATTACTGCCAGCAAATACCAAAGCATATTGTAGAAAGCACGGACTACTTCAGAGAACAGTTGAATAAAATTGTTGGGAAGGGAAAAGAAATCTTCAAATAG
- a CDS encoding sodium:calcium antiporter, translated as MALLLFGFFLCTGIIFFAGTRLSYYSDVIAEKSGLGRTLIGLILVASITSLPEMVNSISAVTYAQVPDIAAGDLIGSCVFNILIIAFLDLFYRKIPISSVAQTGHIISGSFGILQLSIVIVSLFLKENMPAFGWIGLNSVIFIIIYFLAMRLTFQYERKLIENVNNQNLETYSGITLNKAITLFIINAFFVIIAAIFLPKIGEGIAEITGLGQTFVGNILIAWSTSLPETVVCFGALRCKAVDLALGNLMGSTIFNIAILGIVDLIYTKGSILTLVNQNHIISALSGIIITAVVIISLTYRAEKKHLPLSLDSIFIVIIYILNLVLLYLLR; from the coding sequence ATGGCGCTTTTGCTATTTGGCTTTTTTTTGTGCACGGGAATAATCTTTTTTGCAGGCACAAGACTTTCATATTATAGTGATGTGATTGCAGAAAAAAGCGGTCTTGGAAGAACTTTGATCGGACTCATTTTGGTTGCCTCAATAACATCCCTTCCGGAAATGGTAAATTCAATCAGTGCTGTTACTTATGCACAGGTACCCGATATTGCCGCGGGTGATTTGATCGGTAGCTGTGTGTTTAATATTTTGATAATAGCCTTCCTCGACTTATTTTATCGGAAGATACCAATTTCAAGCGTTGCCCAAACAGGACACATAATTTCTGGAAGTTTTGGCATATTGCAATTAAGTATCGTAATTGTTAGTCTATTTCTAAAAGAAAATATGCCGGCATTTGGCTGGATTGGTTTGAATAGTGTTATTTTTATCATTATATATTTTCTTGCAATGAGATTGACTTTCCAATACGAAAGGAAACTCATTGAAAATGTTAATAATCAAAATCTTGAGACTTACTCTGGAATAACACTAAATAAAGCAATTACACTATTTATTATTAATGCCTTTTTCGTTATTATTGCAGCAATATTCCTTCCCAAGATTGGCGAAGGGATTGCTGAAATTACCGGGCTTGGGCAAACATTTGTGGGTAACATACTGATTGCCTGGTCCACATCTTTACCGGAAACAGTCGTTTGTTTCGGCGCATTAAGATGCAAGGCAGTGGATTTAGCACTGGGTAATCTAATGGGGAGCACAATATTTAACATTGCAATCTTAGGGATTGTTGATTTAATCTATACAAAAGGTTCTATACTTACTCTGGTAAATCAAAATCATATAATTTCAGCGTTGTCTGGAATAATAATAACAGCAGTAGTAATAATTAGTCTAACATATCGGGCAGAGAAGAAGCATCTGCCATTATCCTTAGATTCAATCTTCATTGTCATTATATACATTTTAAACCTCGTTTTGCTATATCTATTAAGGTAA
- a CDS encoding ABC transporter substrate-binding protein, translating to MEVLSDNWPRMVVRLSLVISFFISMGCVKEQKCVVYFWHVMGGPIGKKLNEMVQEFNRLHPEGEIKSAQMGSYDALAQKLMGAIASNSPPTIAQMYESWTDQFLKAGYLEPLQNFIDKDSSFNISDFFPVFIEDNTFDSIIVTLPFNKSLPVFYYNATIFDSAGIYKFPDNWIEFRIACEKLKKLRIWPTSWPIDVWYFGSMVYQEGGELFNETSKKPMFHTEPGVKVLEYLVGLVKDSLFYLNPGFQRQDEFLSGNVATIPASIVSWAFLKGRPKFKMGVAPFPSGKNKRVVIAGTNIGMFKKATPEQKRLAWEFIRWFLEPEQQIKWTKASYYLPTRQSTTKMPEFQEFLNENPNYDRIIAQLKFATTEPKTKEWFTGRIYLNEALEEAMRLERTPEQALNNAAKRFFVDLE from the coding sequence ATGGAAGTTCTATCTGACAATTGGCCCCGAATGGTAGTCCGGTTATCGCTGGTGATTTCTTTCTTTATCTCTATGGGTTGTGTTAAAGAACAGAAATGTGTTGTATACTTTTGGCATGTGATGGGTGGACCGATTGGAAAAAAACTTAATGAAATGGTACAGGAGTTTAACAGATTGCATCCCGAAGGTGAGATAAAATCTGCCCAGATGGGTTCGTACGATGCCTTGGCACAAAAACTTATGGGCGCCATTGCGTCAAATTCGCCGCCAACAATCGCTCAAATGTATGAATCATGGACCGATCAATTTCTAAAAGCAGGATATTTGGAACCCCTGCAGAATTTTATTGATAAAGATTCTTCCTTTAACATTTCAGATTTTTTCCCGGTATTTATTGAGGATAACACATTTGATTCAATAATTGTTACCCTTCCTTTTAATAAAAGCCTTCCGGTATTTTATTACAATGCTACAATATTTGATTCAGCTGGAATATACAAATTTCCTGACAACTGGATTGAATTCAGAATTGCCTGTGAAAAATTGAAAAAATTAAGGATTTGGCCTACATCCTGGCCTATTGATGTCTGGTATTTTGGTTCAATGGTGTATCAGGAAGGTGGCGAATTATTCAATGAAACCTCAAAGAAACCAATGTTTCATACTGAACCAGGGGTGAAGGTTTTAGAATATTTAGTTGGTTTGGTAAAGGATAGTTTATTTTATCTAAATCCTGGATTTCAACGTCAAGATGAATTTTTAAGCGGCAATGTAGCAACAATACCAGCTTCCATTGTCTCCTGGGCATTCTTGAAGGGCAGGCCAAAATTTAAAATGGGTGTAGCACCATTCCCCAGCGGCAAAAATAAAAGAGTTGTGATTGCAGGAACAAATATTGGAATGTTTAAAAAAGCCACTCCCGAACAGAAAAGACTTGCCTGGGAATTTATCCGGTGGTTCTTAGAACCTGAACAACAGATAAAATGGACGAAGGCAAGTTATTATCTTCCCACGAGGCAGAGCACAACGAAAATGCCTGAGTTCCAAGAATTTCTTAATGAAAATCCTAATTATGATAGAATTATTGCACAACTTAAATTTGCAACTACTGAGCCGAAGACAAAAGAATGGTTCACCGGCAGAATATATCTAAACGAAGCACTTGAAGAAGCAATGCGTTTAGAAAGAACCCCAGAACAGGCACTTAATAACGCTGCAAAAAGATTCTTTGTTGATCTGGAATAA
- a CDS encoding PH domain-containing protein, whose amino-acid sequence MEFKPAKLDRLALITSIITSILLVCFSFFFLINNIPYGWIFALLMLSIVLISYLLSPKSYYIQGAYFIIEKVIGTKISIPISEIEGIFEVDDFYKLKPIRSLGNGGLFGYYGIYTTKDYGNINCQLTRLKDVLIIKSKNGYYAISPEKPERLLEWFRSTTGTTLIKENPEPETIKKKASPLILLVPETIFMLTLIMIILLYPQLPDKIATHFDVRGNPDGWSPKISFIYFGILSQIISLIICAISFFAMRNRYHEPMAIYLLIIMVSVVQLIVAYAALDIYWFNVYDSHLLPMGLMFIFFTGIFLVFLFIYYRVLTKREKTK is encoded by the coding sequence ATGGAATTTAAACCTGCAAAACTTGATAGATTGGCGCTGATAACCTCAATAATTACAAGTATTTTATTGGTCTGTTTTTCTTTCTTTTTTTTAATAAATAATATCCCCTACGGTTGGATTTTTGCTTTATTAATGCTTTCTATAGTCTTAATCAGCTACCTTTTAAGCCCTAAAAGTTATTATATACAGGGGGCATATTTCATTATTGAAAAAGTTATAGGAACAAAGATTTCAATTCCAATTAGTGAAATTGAAGGCATTTTTGAAGTTGATGACTTTTATAAATTAAAACCTATCAGGTCATTGGGCAATGGAGGATTATTTGGTTATTATGGCATCTATACTACAAAAGATTATGGAAATATCAACTGTCAGTTAACAAGATTGAAAGATGTCTTAATTATAAAATCAAAAAATGGATACTATGCGATTTCACCAGAAAAGCCTGAACGCTTATTAGAATGGTTCAGGTCAACTACTGGCACAACACTGATTAAGGAAAACCCTGAGCCCGAAACGATAAAAAAGAAGGCAAGTCCACTGATACTATTGGTTCCGGAGACAATCTTCATGCTCACACTGATAATGATCATTTTGCTTTATCCTCAATTGCCCGATAAGATTGCAACCCACTTTGATGTCAGGGGGAATCCTGATGGATGGAGTCCCAAGATTTCCTTCATTTATTTTGGAATCCTTTCCCAGATAATATCGTTAATAATATGTGCGATATCATTCTTTGCAATGAGGAATAGATATCATGAACCAATGGCTATTTATCTTTTGATAATCATGGTTTCAGTTGTTCAATTGATTGTTGCTTATGCTGCGCTTGATATATATTGGTTTAATGTATATGATTCACATTTATTGCCTATGGGTTTAATGTTTATCTTTTTTACTGGAATATTTTTGGTTTTTTTATTTATTTATTATCGGGTTCTGACAAAAAGAGAGAAAACAAAATAA
- a CDS encoding archease, with the protein MPYKYLNHTADLGVEIKAKSMEELFINAAQAIFETQIKGRILKKENLEFKIKSISFEELLIEWCRELLYNFSVKGFIPAEYAIEINQNYELNAQLKGDIFDKNRHQIKLEIKNATYHSLNIQKINDHYQARIIFDV; encoded by the coding sequence ATGCCTTATAAATACCTAAATCATACTGCGGATTTAGGGGTTGAAATTAAAGCAAAATCAATGGAAGAACTTTTTATCAACGCTGCCCAGGCAATATTTGAGACCCAGATTAAAGGCAGGATATTAAAAAAAGAAAATTTAGAATTTAAAATAAAGAGTATATCATTTGAAGAATTACTCATAGAATGGTGCAGAGAATTGTTATACAATTTTTCTGTAAAAGGATTTATCCCCGCTGAATATGCAATTGAGATAAATCAAAATTATGAATTAAACGCCCAATTGAAAGGCGATATATTTGATAAGAATAGACATCAGATAAAATTAGAAATCAAGAATGCCACCTATCATAGCCTTAATATTCAAAAAATAAATGACCATTATCAGGCGCGGATTATATTTGATGTATGA